From one Thunnus maccoyii chromosome 6, fThuMac1.1, whole genome shotgun sequence genomic stretch:
- the LOC121899549 gene encoding T-lymphocyte activation antigen CD86, translating to MMALSWNLQCFRNQWLSLRPLTLVLAVIGFFSVTESVAQISLRGEVGQNVTFHCPYEKQRTINWVYLQRDNEFVNGYHASKNVSDGWENTRLDNKTAVQMFNLKVSHSGNYRCIIEYRHGPLEEKYIHLSVTANYSKPNVTISCDKNHGYSCLVICASQGGYPQRKMRWSGAVTGNTSSQMWKVLNSSEVPDPNTMLFNSSSTASFNCSYGEQRFLSCSVGNVTSELFKVCVPQKPDKKPGDHTMMVAAICAVAVVVIGLLLLLWTCRKQRQAGAAAGAVRPEEVVVLRGINKEEEAS from the exons ATGATG GCATTGAGTTGGAATCTACAGTGCTTTCG AAACCAATGGCTTTCCCTACGGCCTCTGACTCTGGTTTTGGCTGTAATAGGGTTCTTTTCTGTCACAG AAAGTGTGGCTCAGATTTCGCTCAGAGGGGAGGTTGGTCAAAATGTGACCTTTCACTGCCCCTATGAAAAACAAAGGACGATTAATTGGGTCTACCTTCAGAGGGACAACGAATTTGTGAATGGCTACCATGCATCGAAAAATGTATCAGACGGTTGGGAGAACACCAGACTGGACAACAAGACAGCTGTGCAGATGTTCAACTTAAAAGTCTCACACAGTGGAAACTATCGTTGCATTATCGAATACCGTCATGGTCCCCTTGAGGAAAAATATATACACCTCAGTGTCACAG CCAACTACAGCAAACCTAATGTCACAATATCCTGTGATAAAAACCATGGCTATAGTTGCCTGGTGATATGTGCATCACAAGGTGGCTACCCACAAAGGAAGATGAGGTGGAGCGGAGCTGTGACTGGGAATACCAGCAGCCAGATGTGGAAAGTTTTGAACAGCAGCGAAGTGCCTGATCCAAACACCATGTTGTTCAACAGTTCCAGCACTGCATCCTTCAACTGTTCCTATGGAGAGCAGAGGTTTCTCAGCTGCTCTGTGGGCAACGTCACCTCAGAGTTGTTCAAAGTCT GTGTACCCCAGAAACCAGATAAGAAACCTGGCGATCATACTATGATGGTAGCAGCCATCTGTGCAGTGGCGGTTGTCGTGATTGGGCTACTGTTGCTCCTGTGGACATGCAGGAAACAAAGACAGGCAG gagcagcagcaggagctgtGAGGCCAGA GGAGGTAGTAGTCCTCAGAGGCAtcaacaaagaggaagaagcatcTTGA